The region ACCACTAGGGTTTTATAATTTTTACACATGCCAATAATGTCCTTTTAGTGTTCTTAAAGTGTAAAATAAATTTTAAACAAgttaaattaaattaaattatacTAGATAAAATAATCAAAGTTAATTCGAACCAAAAAAAtagaaaattctatttatttatttcaaacattttgataaagaaataaaaataaaaagactcaaaatgaataaaagttGGGCGAAAAATACCtgaaaaattaaattgaatgcaccaaaatgatcagcacgaaataaacttctcggaaatATACAACGTTTGAGccaattttgaaataaaatttgaccggttaaaaggctcagactTACCGAAATAGTATTCAAAAATTTAAAACGAGCACGCCATGTTAAACTAAACGAATCATGGAATAATACAATTGACGTCTGCAAGATCGATCTTGAAAATTTTAGCCTGCTAATTTTACGTACATTTGAGGATTTGTTCGACCAGTCTGTCTGTAAATCCGAAAATTTATTCTGGTTGACATTTCAGGCATTATGCAATATGAAATTCATGTTATCATGTGCAGATGATGCGAAACTCATGATGAGTGTATCGATTTACTGAAAGAGGGgaaaattggggtatgacactatCCTAGAGGAGTTTAGTTAATaataattcaaaataaaataccaaaaataattAAAGAGAATAACATATAAGACCCCTTGAAGTATTGGCCTCAAATGGCTCAAAATGCTCTCAAAATCCATTTATGATACTGCCAAATCACACTCTCTATGCCAAAATTCGTAACCCCTAAGAAAGTGTAGAAAAACCCCTTTTAGAACATTCAGAATGGACCATAACACGTTAGAAAAGACCAGAAAAAGAAGTCATCATGCGTGAGATGCAGCGTTTCTGCCCCTATCGCGCCCACGATGGTGCGTGTGATTATTCCAATGGCTGCACACTTTTGCTCCCTTTTCCACCTGATTTTTCACTAAGTCCAATTtcttcacacttagctatttttcctcattctttggtctttcttcttcattttttctcctctttgacttgttttgatctGTTTCTTCGATCGAATTTATGCAATAACGGACTGTCATCAATTATCTTGGAGAAGTCTTTTATGAATCGCCGGTAAAAACCAGTGTGTCCAAGAAAGCTCCGGACTTTTATAATAGTTTTTAGAGGTTGTAAGTTCTTAATTACATATATCTTGGATCTATCAATCTCTATTCCTCTAGATGACACTAGGTGTCCGAGAACTATGCCTTCCttcaccatgaagtgacatttctcccaatttaAAACAAGGtttacactacgccaaaaactggaatagacagcgccacttagagggcgctttattacaaaagcgcactctaaagtgaagagaaaaaataaggagcatactattggaatagacagcgcactttagagggcgcttttgtaacaaagcgcactctaaagtgaagcgaaaaaataatgaggaaatggagggacaccaatagaggacgctttattgaaagcgaCCTCTAAGGttaaccttagagggcgcttttaaaaaagcgctctctatgtccatgtacatttccagtttataaggcgcttttggaaagccttagagagcgcttttagaagcgccctcttaggcccccattagagggcgcttttgtaacaaagcgccctctaaagtgaagcgaaaaaataatgaggaaatggagggacaccaatagaggacgctttattgaaagcgccctctaagggtaaccttagaggacgcttttaaaaaagcgctctctatgtccatgtacattttcagtttataaggcgcttttggaaagccttagagagcgcttttagaagcgccctcttaggccccctttagagggcgcttttgtaacaaagcgccctctaaagtgaagccaaaaaaaaataatgaggaaatggagggacaacaatagagggcgctttagtgaaagcgccctctaaggttacccttagagggcgcttttaaaaaagcgctctctaagtccatgtacatttccagtttagaaggcgcttttggaaagccttagagagcgctttcagaagcgccctcttaggccccctttagagggcgctttttttacaaaagcgccctctaaggtcccctttagtaaacattaaaattataacatatactgcatgtctctttattttccctctctataagctatttcgtttacgtaactgggttttctctctactgcgattactctctactgcgattactctcgtcctccgttcgttctccctccctcaccgtcatcgtcgccgtcgcctttttctgctgttgcgttcacgttcacgtccaccgtcactgttcactttcttctccatcgttaccgtcaccttgaaggtatttctcttctgcatcgttaccgttcactttcttcatgtgtttgattagggcattttctaaacttagttttacattttgtgcattatgttgattaatgttgtttagggcaaactgagttttttatttctgattgaaaactgatatcatttgaagtgtgtttgagcttgtgcttggaagtttgatgattatggatgcaagtttgttcatgttccaaacaccataagtttgcattggtcttttgcatgcagtaggtgtgtgtgagtttgtattcaataatgataaaaaaaaagagtttagattgttgtaacatgagagaaatggaaggtatatgaatgtgttcacgtattgaatcattgtcttacttgggtcttattgaatcatttctatattacagataaaatggctaaccaagacgatacccatgacgcgaatggatcacgtaacaatgttgaaaaagaaatcaaacaaggattgactgttatgaagtcaatcattcgtgcaagagacaagggtgtaaaatttgaagtacattggagtgctgaagaccaactaattgagcctaacggttcaatgttggcaagttacattggtttccttgttcgacaacatattccgattacatgtgataattggagaagtccggacttgaaggttggcaaagaaaaaatatggtcggagatacaggtacttaccatatattgttatatgtttttttgttgactatttgttgaccatatattgttatagtattactttataataacacactccatgtgtatgttttttagagatcctttcatatcgatgaaagccggcaaaaatattgtattcaattggccggaaaaagactccgaggatttcgatcctttttgtccaacaaatttctcaaggatgaggaaggaaaatttgttgaaggagaacgaccaatgaagtatgccgagattatttcagccgatgaatggaataactttgtcgccaaacgaagaaacgaaaaattccatgtaatgtctattaattatggtattatacaattgttaattgttacttggttctaatatgccttaaacttttttatccaggaagtaagcgacataaatcggaaaagggcatcaaaacccgcgtatccgtacaaaaaagggcgtacgggatatgcacggttacaacaaagaattgtgagtatattcaaatgctatgagcttatacattgtcacaatatgttataattgatgatcttataatctaattcaatgtgtagctagccgaggagaaaagtgacgcaacatctcttccggagcacgtattatggaaggatgctcgggttgggaaggatggggctgtcgttgaagcggtccaaactgtttatgacgaatgtgtaagtatatgtaacattatttctttaattatatcgaaaattttgttagacatataattcatttttaatctcctctaataatatttcaggagactttatcccaaaccttaccttcaaccgaggtccaggattgcaggagcgtacttagtcgagtactaaatgttcctgagtattccggtcgtgtgaggggtaagggttttggggtgactccgtcgtcattttataaaaaaccaaaaacaaaaaatcctaccaacaaagaggtgatggagaccttggcggagttaagggcacaagtactccaactgcaaaacgagaatgcaaggtatagagaggaaaggtgcgcctccgaggcaaaagatactagtgaccgagctagtatcaattgtcaaccgaaatttcccgaggtaattatatatgttattatgaaattaaaatagcacttttttacttgacacatatacacgttaacaataacatttattattggtttagggcatttcaccttgtcagctgtatctatcgtcaccaacttatcgcatggttggaaagggaaaagtgcacaacacttcgggtgaattacttcaccataatcccctcccggtgggatatatgaaagtttcggttgaccttgtattagataccgacgcacttctaccattacctgacgttgtttcagagacaacgttgatgcgagaagcagtcggatcctttgttggatggccgtcagatctaattttcccagatgccgaggtatatatgttctaaatgattatgaatctttagtattcacatttcaattcagctacaattatgatatttaatcaatccttattacatggtaatgttagactcctacaagacccacgcataaagctggtaaagggatttcaagacgcatcgagtcggttgcatctctaaaagaggtacaaatatatatacctattgaattatatacgcaacgattctgttgcatcacaaaaagtcatgatttaatttatatgaatttttaggttcccgatcgaaagttgaaaaaagctggtaacgatattcctccaacgacgtccgggacaaaatctcaaattatgatgcgtcttgagaaaatggtgaatgagtccgatattatgcatggggccattcgtagtatagattttgatgaaggtgttttcggagctgctcatttagaaataattgcaaaggaggacatgcaacaactttttgaacacgacgaattgggcatcgctgtcattcatacatacatatggtactccgatcaatctataatttacttagttgaacaatttatttacacatttcaatgagtagtctaatgtttattatgtttctatttaaggtatatgtatgtaacattgctgcggggaactgaattgtgtaaccgtttcaattttattgctgcttcccgtatcaacgcaacgttaataacgaaaaatccaacatccgtaaagaatgatttagtcgatagattcatggcggccgatgataatactacacccagtttgtattttttaccgtttaattctggcaacgggttagattttctttctaataatttcattctaatctatgtatatcttttacgtagaaaattttcattcatctaaatttttgttttattttacagtggtcactgggtgttggttgctatggatctttcgagactaatagtgtattatctcgattcgttatcgggtgattggagtaaatatccgagtatgaagaagacggttgacgcgtaagtgaaattcccctaaatattcgtgtgtatttgtatatttaattatgtctgtcagattgatctcaatatacgtttttattttgttagggcaataataaaatttagatcgaaaaagaattatcgcaataggaaggacattacctggatcagagttcaggtatatattaagtatcttatttttgcttataatagtgtttgttttttgcttataatagtgtttgtaagaaattaactatatatatattgtttgtttttctgtgtagtgtcctcagcaaaataattcggtcgattgcggattttttgtattgagatttatgagagatatcattgcgttgaatcgtatagacatcccaaaaatggtatggaataataacttagggtttattttaatattatcggatatttcatctaatttgttactaaatcatgaatatgttttattctcttaattgtagtactttgaggaatacaaatcttactcaagagctcatttggatgaaatgaaggatgaattgtgtcaattcattgttgatcaaagaatcatatagctaggttgtatattgttgtacatatatgtatggaatgttgttgttgtatgctgttgttgtatatatgttgtatattgttgttgtacttttactaaatcatgaatatgttgttgtatattgttgatcaaagaatcatatattatgttgtatatatggaggattaatgttgtatataaatggattcatgttgtatatatcaatggattaatggtgtataacattggattaaaggatgaaatcaatatgaattttacacttctgcagcatgcgaacaggttaccaattaaatatccactgtttttcaaacaaatttttttaaaataactaacactttagagggcgctttctgtaggaagcgccctctaaacattttacattgacaactttagagggcgctttgtccagaaagcgccctctaaacactttacattgacaactttagagggcgctttctgtaggaagcgccctctaaacattttacattgacaactttagagggagctttgtccagaaagcgccctctaaacactttacattgacaactttagagggcgctttttccagaaagcgccctctaaacactttacattgacaactttagagggcgctttttccagaaagcgccctctaaggtgtccctttatggaccactccagagggcgcttttttctgaaagcgcactataatgtggcccttaaagggccactttagacagcgctttctccaggaaaacaaagcgctgtctttatctatgccagcgccactttagagggcgcttaaaagcgctgttataggccaaaataagcgccctcttttcccttatttggcgtagtgttaCCTTTACACACCTCTCAATGACCTTCTATAGATTAGATAAACAATTCTCAAAACATGACCCACACACATAAAAACCATCCATAAAGACTTTTATTATGTCCTCTATAATGTCCGAAAAGATGGCCATCATGCACCTCTGAAACGTGGATGAAACATTATACAATCCAATCTGGTGCATACACACAGATGACATGATTCCATTGAGGTCATTTATCGTATATCCTAAATCCTCAGGATATCTCTTTAACACATCAAGGAGTTTATCAGTATCTTATCTACCTAGGTTAGCATTAACAACGACAAGTCGGTTTAGCTCAATATCTAGGAATTCATATCTAAGGTTTTCAGGTTGCTCCTTAAGATCAACTTTCGGATGGTCTGTGGCATGAATTATATCGGGAGTAAAGGCGCGTCATTCTTCTAAGCCTTCATCTAAATATGATTGTGCCTCAAGATCCTTTACTTCCAGTGTCAGAGGCGCAACCGGCTCTTCAGCGGGTAGTGCCTTTAACGACAACTCTTCCAAACACTCGTCAATGATGTCCACAAAACAACATGTATCATTAATAGCAGGGGCTTTCATAAAATAGGATAGTATAAACTCAATATTCTCCTCACCAACCTCGAAAGTAAGTTTCCCTCTCTTGACATGTACTATAACACCAGTTGTGGCTAAGAAGGGTCTACCTAAAAAGATTGGGATATTGGAGTTTTCATTTATGTCCATCACAACAAAGTCTATAGGAATGTACAACTGGTCAATTCTTACTAGAATATCTTCCAGTATCCCTACTAGGTACTTGATGGATCGATGAGCCAACTGAAGGGACATTTGGGTGGGTTTCAAATCACCTAAATTCAGCCTCTAATAGATTAACAGAGGCATCAATCTAACACTAGCTCCTAAATCACACCAGGTCTTATCGATGACGAACTTGCCTATAACACAGAGAATTAAAAAGCTCATTGGATCCTTCAGTTTGGGTGGAATCTTATTATGTATTATGGTGCTGCACTCTTCAGTGAGTTCCATTGTACTGTCATCATCGAGTTTCCTTTTGTTAGATAAAATTTCTTTAAGGAATTTAACATACGAAGGAATTTCGGTTATTGCCTCCAAAAAGGGAATAATGACGTGGAGCTGCTTCAGGAGGTCGACAAAATTCTTAAACTAACCATCAGTCTTAGACTTAGAAAGTCTATGAGGGTAATGAATGAGCAACTTATAAGGAGGAGGAGGTACATATGGTTTTTCCTTCTCAACTACCTCATTTGCTTTGGGCGCCTGTTCATCACCAACTACTAGTTCTCTCACTAGTATTTTACCAGTCACTCTCTCCGGTTCTTTCTCTACACTCATTCTTATAGTCTGGTCTCTAATTCTATGATGAAAGGCACCGTCTAACCCCGTCCCACTTTACAGCGTTATGGCGTTAGCGTGTCCCTTGGGATTAGGTTGTGGATGGCCAAGATATATTCTAGCTGGGGCAGCAGTGACTgcttgttgttgggctacttgATAGGTTTGTAAGTGCATGAAAATATCAATTATAATATAAAAAATGTTAAACCTACAAAGAGCGATGTAACTACCGTTATCTATCGTTACTATGTGTATCTAAGGCGATAAATAAATTGGTTTTTTGTCTCCAAGGAAAGGGAAATAAGCTATTTTGAATTAATAAGGAAATGAGAGATTAGAATGTGGGTCTCGTCGAACGTTAGCACTAATAGAGTCGTTACTTATAGTTAGAATGAGACAACATTTTCTTGTAGAAAAAGAAATAATTTTTAAGGTACCGTCCACTTTTGTGTGACAGGCACCGAATTTTAGCATGTATTCTAAATGTCCGCTTTCGCGTGTCCAACGTGTTACATTACAAAATTCTATTTGGAAAATAATCACTTTTAACATACGCAAAGGCGTCATGCACGAATTGTCACGTAAAGGTACGTCTCGTAACACAATGGTGTGAAACATAACGCTACATACAAACATGCAAACAACTAACATCAAACAAACCAACTGAACACGCATTATATGTTCCGAAACGATTTAAACATAATGACAATGCAACAAAGCAGAATGTTTACAAATCAATCATATCAAAAACACCACAGATAGTGTAACGGGAAATCATACGCACATACACAAATATCACAGTCAACACTTATGAGAGTATACTTCTTTTCCTATGTTGAAATAAAAAAGGTAGGTAAATATACATTTCAAAAAATATAATTTATGCACACATAGGCAAATAAATATTTAAGAAAGGGAAAAACACTGTCTTATTAAAGATAATATACTTAAAATTCAAAGTACAAGAATAAAAGTTATTGAATTGAAATtgaggaaagaaagaaataacaTGAAGTTAAACACATAGGCGAGATTGTTCGATGTCATAAATATCATCATTCCTTTGAGATTATTTTCTTCACTTCTTTTACATCTCTTGCTATGTTTTGACAAATTTCTAAAATTCGGTTGATGTCTATGTCTTCTTTTTCTTATGTCTCTTCTTCACCAGTTTCCTAGTTGTCCCTTAATTCTTCACACTTTATATCAATCTCCATGTCTCTGAGGCTGGTGTAGTCACTTCTATTGTTATATGAGATTTCCTTTTCCCCCTGAGTACCAATGTTTAAGGTACTTAGTATTCTTGTGATCATTGCTCCATATAGAAGTTTTGCCGAGGGTTTTTCTTGCGAGTAAGACATGTGGTGAGATTTTTTGTATACCTATTTTGTTAGAATATTATGGGTGAGAATCCAAAGAGGGATGATATCATCTTTGATAACATAATTGTTTTTGATGTTTGGGAGCATGATTCTTGTTATAAGGTAGTGAATGATTCAAAATTTTGGCTTCAAGAGGGTTGTCCTAAATGATAATTTTCTTTTCTCCGTGGGGTTGGTGGCAAGAGTATTTAGGGCTACGACTCATTTGAAGTTTTTAAGACATACGAGCCTTTCTGACTTGTAGGATGTTCCTAGGAATGGTTTTCAAACATTCTCCCAAAATTTTCTATGTAGATCATGATTCTTACATTTCTTACTAATGATCTCGAAGTTTACCCAACCACATGTAGGTTTGAGTAGAATTCTTTCACTAGATTTGGAAAGATTTTATTAAGTACCCTAGTAAAGAATGCTCTAAAAGATTCTTGATAAATATGGGAGTAGGGTTTGTAGCCTCTCATGAAGTTTCTTCCATATACCATGGTTCTATTATCTTCTTTTGTAGGATCATCGCCTTTTCTTATTACTTTTTACTCATTAGCACAACAATGATAATATCTCTTCTTGGTGGTGTTTCTCTGGATTTTTTTCGTTTAAGGAGACTATAATGATACTTATTGCAGAAGAAATCACATAGGAAAATATGCAAGAAAGTATGAATTTGAGATGCAAGGAATAATGAAGGAAGCATACCTATTTATAACGTTCCTTATGAAGCTTTGTTCATATATCTTAGGCAAGCATTCATTGCAGATTGTGCTTATTGAAAATCAAATCACATTTTTTCCAAATTGCATGTTCTAATCAATTGGCTAACTCATCTAATTAATTGGTAAATCAGTTTTCTCCAAAAAatttgaaggtgtgaaaaacacaagaaatgggggtttgaaatggattttacaagcaaaagctttttccaaaacaagaacatCACTAACAAGTTAgtaacaaagagataaaaacacaagtatttttatccttGTTCGCTTGaaacacaaagctactccagtccaaccgccaaggtgatttttccttatacacaaggacttaatccaatatAATCAACAGATTATAATAATCATAAAGAATACAAttatttgtcttctcaaggatccaactataccctagtctccttaaggactcacaaagaataaccttctttgtcttctcaaggataacctccttaaggaatcaaacaaacaatttgaataatattttgtgtcTTACAAGATGCTTATATACAAGcaaattttacacaaatgataaacagatacttaaagaaaaactgtATAGAAAAATGATAGCTTTTCAAATAAAGTTTGTCAAGTTTTTACAGCGCTTCAGTATTCTTCTATATGTGtattttcttcaagtctccaagttccacttatatagcataaggAGAAGACCGCTGGAGGGAAAAATAGGGAAAGCTCATACAGcggttgtccactgttggatggtgaaaggagtgatactaCGTATTGTTCTTCGCCCATAAAATCAGTGAcaagtgtgatgtatagtactgtccttacccacgaaatcaggtagtgCAAAGGATATTCGATTTGTattatgtactatttgatcatgttcccatttgatcttatcttcaagttcattggcttctaatgaaagttgatgaagcatgaattgaagaaacataaagctgAATTTAGAAACTTTAGAATCTTAGGTCAGAACCTTAAcaacgtcagtagtctggcttgagatctttagtGTCTTCAAAATATTCATAGTCTTTAGAATCTACATTAAGAACCTTGATAAACTCAATCTTTtgacttgagatcttcagaaCCTTCAGCTACGTAACACAACTTCAGATGCTTGCCATTCTTCAGTAGTTTGGTGATCAaagtcacgtccagaagcatgAACTGAGAGAATGTTACAATAGCAACATATCGTCTCCTCATAAGCTTCTCAGAAGTGAATCAAtacagaagcagaaagatcattgcagcaGTAATATTGAGCATCTTTTAAAACTTCTAATAACTGGCGCAAAAGCGGATTTAGAACTCATTATTTAGAAGCTGATGatgttgcacgtcatatactcagaatcagaactcattatttaaagctacacaataacaaaccattagggtaccaaaattattctcacacaaatacaacattgttatcatcaaaactcaaggtatagatgcagaaccaatTTTGTTCTAACAATTTTTTCATTTATCATCAATGCTAAGATATTCTTTGCTTGGAGGGAAAATTTAGCTTGGATATGTTTGAAATTAGGCATTGATCCTCCAATCGATTTCCATAATGCCAATCGATTTGGATTTTGTTGTTCAACCTCCTTGGTGCATCTTTGGCCTTTGTTGGTTTTAATTACTTTTCTGCACTCCCTTTTATGCTTATTTGCACCCTCTTTCTGAAAATATTTAAAACACTCATTTTTTGGGTTAGAATATAATTTATTTAGATGAGAAAAATAATAAATTCATTGTTTTAATGGTTTAATCATAGTTTTTCGATTATTTTAACCATAAAATAATGTATACCTCTTTTATAAAAAACTCTTGATAAAAACGTCCCTTAAAGGGaaacaataataaaaatatgGTGTGTCCTTCTCTACACATCGTTGGATGCGAGAGTTTCTAACAACAAAATGAACAAGTCCATTACAAACATATCCAAGAAGTTGATCATTAAGGATCATAATCATAAACCTTGAAATATTATCAAGAACACTTGCTTTGATCACTGTATTAGTATTTTCCATCATCATCCATTTTTGGATCAAAGACTTCATATATGGTATACTTAAATATATACTCTTTCTTTGCACATCTCCATAAATAATTGTCAAGGCTCTAAACTGTAAAGCGTACCTGCAAAGCACTATGGTTTCACCTTTGGTGCCCACATCTTCTTGGGACCATGTGAATTAGTTCTAGAAGATCTAAGGTTGTTTCCTTTAGacattttcaatttattaatGCAAAAAGTTTCTAAATGACCGATTCTTCTACAATGTGTGCATTTTTAAACAGGACGATCCTTTTCCATGTGATCTACACCTTTACTAGGTTTCTTATATTTTTAAAATCCTAGTCCATTTTTGTTTAAGGACGGCTTTTGACTTGATAAGATCAAGTCAAGCTTTTCTTTACCTTGGGTAAACTTACCTAGGATTTCATGTATGTCCGTTACTTCCTTTATAAGGGAGCCATAACGTTTACATTTTTCTCTTGAGTTTCCATCGTAGTTATTTCTATCTTGAATGAGTAATTGATTTCCTTAAGATATATTAATGATTCCTTAAGGCCTGAGACACATTCTCTAAGTTTATCATTTTCTTCCACTAATTGACTGTTAATTCTAAATAGTTATTCATAATATGGTTTAATACCAGGTACAATATCAACATTGTAGGTTGCCTTTAAGCAAACTTCATCTTCTTTGTTGAAAGAATACTCTTTCATATTTCTCCCCGAGGTTGATATACCTCCTCTTCTTCTCTGTTGGAATATTGAAGAAACTTATTCTTCTTCTTTACCATTTCTTGAATAGGAGGTTCATTTGTTTGATGTTGAATCTTCCAAAGATCATTCCACTATTAAGTATGTTCTTTGGAAAGGTTCCATCGAAGTTGTATGATAGGATTATGATGAAGTTGATGATTCTTCGGTAATTACTTCTTCATCTTTGAGTAGTTGAACTAGTTCGTTCAATTTCTCTATAATTTTCTTCTTTCTTAATTTTTCTTGAAATTCATGAAGGCTCTCATCTTTTGATTTAAGAGTTGGATTAAACTTCCAATTATAAGAG is a window of Lathyrus oleraceus cultivar Zhongwan6 chromosome 6, CAAS_Psat_ZW6_1.0, whole genome shotgun sequence DNA encoding:
- the LOC127095301 gene encoding uncharacterized protein LOC127095301, which gives rise to MSVEKEPERVTGKILVRELVVGDEQAPKANEVVEKEKPYVPPPPYKLLIHYPHRLSKSKTDEILSNKRKLDDDSTMELTEECSTIIHNKIPPKLKDPMSFLILCVIGDLKPTQMSLQLAHRSIKYLVGILEDILVRIDQLYIPIDFVVMDINENSNIPIFLGRPFLATTGVIVHVKRGKLTFEVGEENIEFILSYFMKAPAINDTCCFVDIIDECLEELSLKALPAEEPVAPLTLEVKDLEAQSYLDEGLEE